A region of Lycium barbarum isolate Lr01 chromosome 3, ASM1917538v2, whole genome shotgun sequence DNA encodes the following proteins:
- the LOC132633298 gene encoding histone deacetylase 15 — MILVENCVIISEGNEVSEASKMSNLTGVKTETNLLNQSEVVLCQDLNGRLNGDGSAAVCDYTCHNDGHSGEVSQLSARDSDGISGLNADPAAITKSAKRENDMTLEDMYNARYNFEEEDDDSDWEPSEKQIEVLKWFCVNCTMVNVEDVGNCEICGEHRESGILRHGFFASPYLPVEDVNQEELPVTENSEDLCKQSSLSSSTAVGFDERMLLHAEVVMKSHPHPERPDRLRAIAASLATEGIFPGKCYPIPAREITREELQMVHSVENIEAVDITRRMLASYFTPDTYANEHSACAARLAAGLCADLASAIYSGRVKNGFALVRPPGHHAGVKQAMGFCLHNNAAIAASAAEAAGAKKVLIVDWDVHHGNGTQEIFERSKSVLYISLHRHEDGRFYPGTGAADEVGSMGAEGYCVNIPWSRGGVGDKDYIFAFEQVVLPIALDFNPDFIIISAGFDAARGDPLGCCDVTPAGYASMTQMLSALSGGKLLVILEGGYNLRSISSSATAVIKVLLGESPVIDLDNNVPTKAGLRSVLDVLKIQMNFWPTLETNFTKLYSKWGSYALQDTRKQSKKRRRTGVPIWWRWGRKSLLYHVLSKQLRARSCCNYSCRC; from the exons ATGATCTTAGTGGAAAATTGTGTTATTATTTCTGAAGGCAACGAGGTCTCAGAGGCATCTAAAATGAGCAATTTAACTGGTGTAAAGACTGAAACCAATTTGCTAAATCAATCGGAAGTTGTTCTATGTCAAGATTTAAATGGAAGATTGAACGGGGATGGCTCTGCAGCTGTTTGTGATTATACTTGTCATAATGATGGACACTCTGGGGAGGTGTCACAACTTTCTGCAAGAGACTCAGACGGGATCTCCGGTTTGAACGCTGATCCAGCTGCTATAACT AAAAGTGCTAAGCGCGAAAATGATatgaccttggaggatatgtacAATGCTCGGTACAATTTTGAGGAGGAGGATGATGACAGTGACTGGGAACCATCAGAAAAGCAAATAGAAGTTCTGAAGTGGTTCTGTGTCAATTGTACAATGGTTAATGTCGAGGATGTTGGCAATTGTGAA ATATGCGGAGAACATAGAGAATCTGGGATACTCAGGCATGGATTTTTTGCATCTCCATATCTGCCTGTAGAGGATGTCAACCAAGAGGAGTTGCCTGTAACTGAAAATTCTGAAG ATTTGTGCAAGCAAAGTTCTTTATCATCCTCCACTGCTGTAGGGTTCGATGAGAGGATGTTGCTTCATGCAGAA GTTGTAATGAAGTCTCATCCACATCCTGAGAGACCAGACCGCCTTCGAGCCATTGCAGCTAGCCTTGCTACAGAAG GTATATTCCCCGGGAAGTGCTATCCCATTCCTGCCAGAGAAATTACAAGGGAAGAACTCCAGATG GTCCACTCCGTGGAGAATATTGAAGCCGTTGATATCACTAGGCGTATGCTTGCCAG TTATTTTACACCTGATACATATGCAAATGAACATTCAGCATGTGCTGCAAGGCTTGCAGCAGGTTTATGTGCTGACCTTGCTTCAGCAATTTACTCTGGACGTGTCAAAAATGGTTTTGCTCTG GTTCGTCCTCCTGGACACCATGCTGGTGTGAAACAGGCCATGGGCTTCTGCCTCCACAACAATGCAGCAATTGCTGCATCAGCAGCTGAGGCTGCTGGTGCGAAGAAAGTGTTAATAGTCGATTGG GATGTTCATCATGGGAATGGCACACAGGAAATATTTGAGAGAAGCAAATCG GTTTTGTATATATCATTGCACAGACATGAGGATGGACGATTCTATCCTGGTACAGGAGCTGCTGATGAG GTCGGTTCTATGGGTGCAGAAGGATACTGTGTGAATATTCCTTGGAGTCGTGGAGGAGTGGGTGACAAGGATTACATTTTTGCATTTGAGCAAGTCGTGCTTCCTATAG CTTTGGACTTCAATCCAGACTTTATTATCATTTCAGCAGGATTTGATGCTGCTAGGGGTGATCCCCTTGGATGCTGTGAT GTAACTCCTGCTGGTTATGCATCAATGACTCAAATGTTGAGTGCATTGTCAGGTGGAAAATTGCTTGTTATTCTTGAGGGCGG CTACAATCTTCGTTCAATCTCATCATCAGCTACAGCAGTGATTAAG GTATTGCTTGGTGAAAGTCCTGTGATTGACCTAGACAATAATGTACCTACCAAAGCTGGATTGCGAAGTGTTTTGGATGTTCTAAAGATTCAGATGAACTTCTGGCCTACGCTGGAGACAAACTTCACCAAATTGTATTCGAAATGGGGATCCTATGCTTTACAGGACACAA GAAAACAGAGTAAAAAAAGACGCAGGACTGGTGTACCAATATGGTGGAGATGGGGGCGAAAGAGTTTGTTATATCACGTACTGTCCAAGCAATTGCGTGCAAGATCCTGTTGTAATTACTCTTGTAGATGTTGA